The Tamandua tetradactyla isolate mTamTet1 chromosome 8, mTamTet1.pri, whole genome shotgun sequence genome includes a window with the following:
- the LOC143643541 gene encoding olfactory receptor 52M1-like — MSPLNTSRPSPATFSLMGIPGLEHLHVWIGIPFCSMYVVAVVGNVTILAVVRTERSLHEPMFLFLCMLSVTDLVLSTSTLPRMLCLFWLGAHDIAFDACLAQMFFIHSFTTMESGFFLAMAIDRYVAICYPLRHASILTHTRISIMGMIVVVRGVAFFSPHPILLKQFPYCRTRIIAHTYCEFMAVVKLACTDTGSTRHYSLSVASIIGACDVIFTVLSYMFILRSVFRLPSREASFKALGTCGSHVCVIFVFYSTAGFSIFTHRFGKNVPLHIHIFIANMYLLVPPFLNPIVYGIRTKKIREHVLLTLRIKVA, encoded by the coding sequence ATGTCACCTCTCAACACTTCCCGACCCTCTCCTGCCACCTTCTCTCTGATGGGCATCCCAGGTCTGGAGCACCTGCATGTCTGGATCGGGATTCCCTTCTGCTCCATGTACGTGGTGGCTGTGGTGGGGAATGTGACCATCCTGGCCGTGGTGAGGACTGAGCGCAGCCTCCACGAGCCCATGTTCCTCTTTCTGTGCATGCTGTCAGTCACTGACCTGGTCCTCTCCACGTCTACACTGCCCCGCATGCTGTGTCTGTTCTGGCTTGGAGCCCACGACATTGCCTTTGATGCTTGCCTGGCCCAAATGTTCTTCATCCACAGTTTCACTACCATGGAATCAGGCTTCTTCCTGGCCATGGCCATTGATCGATACGTGGCCATATGTTATCCCCTCCGCCACGCTAGCATTCTAACCCACACTCGCATCAGCATAATGGGTATGATTGTGGTGGTTCGGGGTGTAGCTTTCTTTTCTCCACATCCCATCCTGCTCAAGCAGTTTCCCTACTGTAGAACACGAATCATTGCCCACACCTACTGTGAGTTCATGGCTGTGGTGAAGCTGGCATGTACAGACACAGGGAGCACTAGACATTATAGCCTCAGTGTTGCTTCTATCATAGGCGCATGTGATGTCATTTTCACTGTTTTATCCTACATGTTCATTCTCCGCTCTGTATTCCGCCTGCCATCTCGAGAAGCTAGCTTTAAGGCTTTGGGCACATGTGGCTCCCATGTctgtgttatttttgttttctactcCACagctggcttttccatttttactcACCGTTTTGGGAAAAATGTGCCTCTACATAtccatatttttattgcaaatatgTACCTTTTGGTACCCCCTTTCCTCAATCCCATTGTGTATGGGATAAGGACTAAGAAAATACGGGAACATGTTCTCTTAACCCTAAGGATCAAAGTTGCTTGA